Below is a window of Camelina sativa cultivar DH55 chromosome 11, Cs, whole genome shotgun sequence DNA.
ATTAGGGCATCAATTTTCTCGGGCATATTTTAGACCAAAAGTGTTAGGTCTTttatgtaggaaaaaaaattataagttcacttattattagattttttctataacttcaaaaaaaaaatttagaagttcaaattttttataagaaaacagtaTATTATTCATGTAGATATATTCAATTTACagatgaaattttattaggtttaTATAAAAACCtatttcatcttttgaattgttggtgaatgagcattagattaatattaattaaacttgTTGCTACTgagatttaaagtaaaatttaatcaagaaaaacaaatttcaaactctaataaaaaagtttccatattcgaaaagttttaaaacaacAATGAGTTATTAGgcaatatgatatttattttcgtataaatgtttaaatgaacacgaaaacattgaaaagacaaagaaaaatatgagcaCACAAAACGAACTACAATAtagaaataatgaaaataattttttatattactatttcaataattttatttacaataataaaaagggtttaaaaaaaaattgatgtatgGCATCCAAAATTGCCGGACCGACCCATGGAGAGTAGGAAAAATATGCATAAAactctaatgaataaataaaattttcaaacattttcacataatttttttctttgtagtatTAATGCGaacaacaaacatgataacctgcaaaaaaattttaaaaaattattcaacaatacctattaaaatttggaaagatatataaaaataatataattcttcatGAGAACATAATggctgaaattaaataataatgaatgaAAAATTGTGTTAAAAGGCGAGTAATTAgggattgaattctaattttatggaaaacgtaatgaattctacttttatggaaaaaaatttGGTAAGATCTAATGAGCAATAAAAgagtaagcaattatcaaattacttacgcAAAACATCCCACCAGTacattatataagattaaagaCCATAAACTAAGCAGGAatgaaaacccaaaatttaaaatttgagccaaaaatttatgaactgataagagaattttgagaacacaTAAACATCCCACAATCAAACATAATCTAGAATCATTTATTCCCCAtgaatcatacataagattgaaacccaTATTTATCATTTCAGAATAAACTATCATCAATTTTTCCTAAGATGAAACCACAAACTGATAAATAGTGGCTTTAGATATGAAAAGGCGTATAACAGTACAACTGGCTCttattgaagaaggaaaaaagaaatcttgagagttttgtttttttttaatggaccAGTAGTTACTAATGACCAAACAAATCTTGTtgtccaaacaacaaataagACCGATGTTAGATAGATAACACGCCAAGtgtcatctccttagcaaaagttgagaaaaaccataacatattatataagatagtCATAATTGGTATCATAATCGTATGACGACTCCAAGTCTTGGTGTAACTATacacctttttcaaaaaaaaaaaatactttcatAGATAAATCATTGTAACAATGCGTTTGAAGACAAGAAATAGCGATGTATCTATTTGGTCGATGccaatattttcatttaatttctcTATCAATATATAACCTTATATCGCTTACACTCAAAGAACCTTATACAGTATTTGTCTTGAGAAACACATGAAATCAACAATTAACCATTGGATTCTTAATCCCACCATTGATGCTCCAGCATGATTCATGAAGCTCCCCATTAACTTTTGGCCAGATCAGATTTCACATATATCTTCCTTGATCCTCTGAAGTCATTGCATCATATCTTGCGGATGGAGATTAACTCCAATTGACAAAGCAGTCAGTTGCACTAAATTCCTTgcaaatatattattacaaagTCTCCTAAAAAAAGCTCTACCTTCTTCTACTCTATTGGGAAATTGTCTCACAAAACTTCCAGCAGGCACacactttttcttaatttatattaacacaCTAGATTAGAATCCGATATACTGCAGGGtaatttatttgtaacaaaaaaaaaataattataagttgtatttgtttgctttgtttaatattataattgtacaataattgttaattttatggtttaacaCGCATAATACCAcagaataatttgtttttacataatatgaatttaatcaacttaattagatatgcATATTTCTCTAATatcgatagtgttaacaaaataatgaaatgatgttttagcCGTATAGcaccaaattaataatattttaaatttatatcaatATGAAAAAACCCGTTCCACCATATAACTCCGTCctgagttttctttttaaattcgtagtatatcatcttaattttttttaatatttattattttgcatTATAAATAATAGATTGAGTTAGTATGATATTAATTATgattgtaaccatttacattttataagactgacacttcttataaagtttaaatatattattaatattttaatagtcttacaaattttaacttttttaattgttgaaatatttatcatatttaaacttcttataaagtataaatatttataatattttgaaactttttaaaagtttaaattctttgaaataaagaaccataataaaccaaataaaacttttaaatttgaatgCATGATAAATCAATCTTCCTACTCATTCATATTCTGAatcatttttggtttcttttatatTATGACCTGAACCATTGCTTATTTTAAGCAATGTtatccatatttttttattcattgattgagtaatatgtatttattttaaaatttttgaattacatcatatgcagaaaaaaatacaattattttaaataaatgtattcaataataattcaaaatgaaatttaaatataaagtctaataaaagtgaaaggaaatcatataattatatatatttgagatttgaCTTAGGTagaaagattttattatttttaaaaatcttacctataattgattttgaaattttggtaattaatattaaagacctatgttgcatggaaactctttttgaggTGCGTTTCTCGTTTctgaaacgtttcggaaacggaaactcgtggaaactcggaaacaagtcacagaaacacgattcctaaaaatctctgtttggaaacacgatggaaactccaTTTCCGTTTTGGAAACGCGACgaaaactcttttttataatttcaaaatttaataaataaataatttgaaaatataagtattcatgatacatataatgaaaaacaaaataatataattagtagcttaaaagttaaaatccctaaatataTGGCGATGCTGgtcaaaaaattgattttgaacgtttatttttttacagttttacttttaactaaactatttaatatttctgttttgaatttgtgttgtttcaaattttttttaatatagtttttatgtttggagacttattatatctatatatatatatatctgtatagacatatatatatatatatatatatatatatatgtttcctaCACGTTtccattatttaatttttgaaaaaaaatcgtttcccgtttccgaaacgtttcgtttccgcgtatccgtttccgtttccatACAACCTAGTTAAAGACAATAACATTGAATGGTAATTGAAATTTTGAGGATTTATTTGTAAAAAGTGGTGCAAATATACTACTATAAATATTCATGACGGGTTATGCAGTTGCTTGGTCAGAACGCAACGCCCGTAACTTCTCGAATCCATctgtttttgaaaacttttgaCACTGATATTTGCAGACATCTGTTACTCGAGATCTATTGTCCCTTTTCTTATTTCAGTAACTGTTAAGTCTCCAACGTTGTTACGTCTTCATGAGTTTATGGTAGATTTACGGTAGTATATATAACTTAGTCACCACTATGCTTCAAATAAATCACTCTACTATAACGTTTATATGTCAAACTTCATTATGTATGATGTCATTTAAGTTAAGTCTGCCATTttagtctaattttttttctcatctctaTCATAATGACTTAACTCTACCACCACATGcggagttttttttgtgtgtgcaccaaatatatattaatcaaccAAAGTTTTCAATATACACACTTAGACAGTTCTTCGCAATAGAGTCAGCTAGTACATTTGCTGCTTTCGGAATAAACGACAGGTGAAACTAGCAAAAGAATCCAGCGTTAAGAGGATATCCGAAATTACTCCATGGAGTTCCAAAATAATTGATAGAGAGTTTATAGCTCCAACCAATTGTAGACAGTCAGACTCCAGGTAGAGGTGATCAACACCTAGTCTGACTGCATCTTGAATTGCAGCTCTACACGCAAGGCTTTTTGCCATACGAGCTGAAGAAACATTTTCGCAGATCGCTGAGTGGTGGGATAGGGTCCCAGAATCCCAGATCCGCTACTTTTAGATCTGACCGCCAGACTGCATCTGAAGTACAGATCATACTCCGTCTTCCTTGAGGTTGGATAAACCTGGTAGGTGGCGTAATAGGTCGGGCCGTTTCAGACTTTGCTCTTGTGCCCCAAACCATTCTTTTGCATCAGTAATGGCTTTGATCATGGTTTCCTGAGCCCCGAACAGTCGATTGTTAAAGACCCCCTGGTTTCTTGCCTTCCATAGGTTCCAGCAAACCCATGGTGCCAAGGGACCCTCACTTATCCCCGACGGAGGAAGACAGAGGAGGTTGTTGGCTATACATAATCCTGATCTTACACTGTCCACTTGAATATAAGGAAGCTCCTGTGTCAGAGGAGCGTAACTCCACACCTCCTTTGCAAACGTACAGAGAAAGAGCAAATGCAGTATAGATTCCGCCTCTCCACACCACATGCGGAGTTATAATGCAGATTTGTGTATTAATATCCGCAACTTTACAGGTAGAGTTCTagtaaaagtatatatttgatataatgcgcatattaattttgatataatgcgcatattaatttttatatgaaaattatatttttatttatcgaGATAAAATGAATGGAactaaatttcaattttatttaattgtattgcACAATGAAGTTTAAATCGATATGTGGAATATGTActaattaaagttcaaataattttagaaaaactcAACCTAAATTTTTATACGTATTTACGTGGTAGGTTGTTTATACATCCTATTAATCAATTATCATACCACTGCCACATTTGTTGAACATACGAAATTTTATAGAACCAACTTAACAAATTCTAAGTTCAGGATTTGTGTATaacggaaaacaaaaaaaattccttaGTTCCCTTTTTGAgcagtttatttatataatataccaagccaaaattaagaaacaaaattcagagCAACcaaaaccatacaaaaaaatagatagattacaaaaatagaaaagaatgAACGAAAAACAACCACACGTACATATAAGGAAATGGAAGCCATCCTTTACGTAGCCTCATCTTAGTAACCTCCTAAGCCATGAAATAGTTGCAAagccctttcttcttcttcgtttctaaTTGCTTTTTGACGACAATCGATCGTAGAGAAGTCTACCTCGTAGGCATCTCTCTgaaatcaaattcaattcctatttttttttgttatttgatgtCGAATATGCAATTCTCTCGTCGTCCTAATCCCTTcgttctcctcttcttcatcgtccttgCCGCACCAGCTATATCAGCTGATGTCGCTATCTTGAGAACGGACTATTACCAAAAAACATGTCCCGATTTCCACAAGATCGTGCGTGAAGCCGTTACAGCCAAACAACTTCAACAACCAACAACTGCGGCCGGGACACTCCGTCTCTTTTTCCACGATTGTTTCCTTGAAGGTTGTGATGCATCCGTCTTGATAGCGACCAACTCGTTTAACAAAGCGGAACGTGATGATGATCTCAACGATTCCCTCCCTGGAGATGCTTTTGACATCGTCACTCGCATCAAGACAGCTCTCGAGTTGTCTTGTCCTGGTGTTGTGTCTTGCGCAGATATCCTAGCACAGGCCACACGTGACCTTGTCACGATGGTGGGAGGACCTTTCTTTGACGTAAAGCTTGGTCGTAAAGATGGATTCGAATCCAAAGCCCATAAAGTCCGAGGAAACGTCCCCATGGCAAACCAGACGGTTCGTGACATCCACGGGATGTTCAAGAAAAACGGATTTAGTATTCGCGAGATGGTAGCGTTAAGCGGCGCTCACACCATCGGATTCTCTCACTGCAAAGAGTTCTCCGACAGGCTCTACGGATCACGAGCTGATAAAGAAATCAACCCGCGATTTGCAGCCGCTCTCAAAGATCTCTGCAAAAACCACACCGTGGATGACACAATCGCGGCGTTTAACGACGTGATGACTCCGGGAAAATTCGACAACATGTACTTCAAGAACCTAAAGCGAGGGCTAGGGCTTTTAGCTTCCGACCACATCCTTATTAAAGACAATAGCACGAAGCCATTCGTGGACCTATACGCAACTAACGAGAAAGTATTCTTTGAGGATTTCGCACGTGCGATGGAGAAACTAGGCACGGTCGGCGTCAAGGGCGATGGACAAGGAGAAGTGAGACGTCGGTGCGACCACTTTAACAATCTCAACGTATAGAAAAATAAACACATAACAATATTataatactatttttgtttttttaaatatttgcgTGGAAGGAGAAATTAATTGAGGAGAATAAACGATTTGGTTGgtggtatatatatgtttataactaTGTATTATAAGCAAGATCGTGTAATAATTCAAGATGGGATGTTTCCATGAAATATAGataaaagatattatatatcGAACAATTGTagttaaatatacattttatagttgatattttataatttttccaagtAAATTTCCCATCCAATTGGCTTGTCTGAACTAATCCTTtgttgcaaaaaaacaaaaaaaaaatccacatcAATGACAGAAATTCACAGAATGATAAGCCTGTGATTAATATCAAGTCTCCAAAAGTAAATGCAAGAAAATAAATGGAATGAAAATGAACGAGTTAGAGAATAATGGAACtttgcacacacaaaaaaaaaagagaataatggAACATGGAATTAATATTGTCATTTCATTCAATTCCACTGCaattagttggctttgaaactaGTTGggtttttgtcaacaaaagaaaaaaaaaactaatctttttAGCTTTTGTGAGGAATGATGGAAATTTTATTCAACTTCATTGTAAACAGTAAAATTCTAGTAAAACCACAACCAAACATGcgtaaatatttaaacatttgcTAATTACTAGTTTGAATAGCAATTTCAATGCGTATAGCCTTAAAATGCCGTAAAAATTACGAAATACAATATTAAtcaaaagtatattttaatatggtGTATCATCAAAACGTTTTAACTACGTACGGTTGTTGTTGTGATGTTTTTGAGCTAAGCTTTAGGTCTACCGCAATTGTCGTTACTTATTCTTATAGCCTAGTGTTTTAAGGGGAGTGGCGACGCTTGACGTGAGCTGGCCATCTATGAATAGCATATGTTTGAATAACACTTCTTCATGTCGGAAAATTTTGGTTGCTTATAAATTGGATCACAAGTTACTAATTTTGTTCTTAAATTTATTCTATTTAGTGTTCtgcttaccaaaaaaaaaagaggaagcaAATTACTACAAATGGTTATACAGCCAACAGAGTTGCAGATTCTCTGATTCGTGAGTCTTGCAAGAAATCATCAAAGTCTTCAAAACAATGGGAACCACATTACTACAAGTTCTGCATCGTATCTATCAGCGAAAATCCGGAGAgtcaaaaagcaaaaaatatcGATGAGTTGACCATGGTAGGAGTGAAAAATGCTATTTCGAACATGACGAATGTGAAAGGAATTGTGGAGAAGATTttgaaggagagaaagaaaatgagtaAATTAGGTGAGAAGATGTTGCGCCAATGCCTTAAACTTTATTCTCAACGGAAATGACTTGTTAACCAAATCTTTAGAGTACATTACATTAAAGGATTTCGATAAAGTCCAAAATAGTCTTCGTAATGCAAGAGTTGTTCCGAGAGAGTGTGAAATGGGATTCAACGACGATAATAAACAGAAATCTCCGGTGACGAAAGAGAATGATGTTCTTTTTGACGTTGTTAACATTGCTCAATCTTTTAATTACAATGCTCATATAAATCCGTACAAAGTATAGTGCATGTGTAGCCGAACAGTCCGTCATATACTGTAGGGTgataatgtgtttttttttttgtagtgaattattataaaataatgaattgaTGAAATATAAGGTCATAAATAGATTACAACTTTCATGGAGGTAGAATAAATATAAGTTggacattttaaatattttatcgGTTTTTCACCTTTTCTAAATTTAGTCCACCATCAGCTCACACATCATTAAAGACTTTTGTctgtacatatataatttttttctcaattttttatgtatgtatttGTATAAAGATATATGTacacaaatttagaaaatttgtgaAGTGTcgattaaaatttaaaagagttCAATAAACAGAGATATATGTGTACAAAAGAGTTCAATAAACAGAGATATATGTGTACATGCTGcaggatttttttttgacaaacaggTTTTCATTAGAGCATGTCCACAGGTTAAAATGAGATGAGttctcaatatatattattttaatagaatataattatttatttaaaaattaaattagaaaaagaattCAACTAATAGTCATGTGACATGTGGTGAGAAACGGTTCTATAGATTCTCGGTTGAGAATcgtttctcattttctctcttatatatatatatatatatattattttttaacatctGATTTTATTATCTTGAATCAGAAAATACATAGTTAttcatgaacatatatatacaaccaATAGTAAAGTAAAACGAAATAATCGAAAAAGTGAAATTACACGCTGTTTTCTTTACTAGATAAGACGTATACGCTAACAGGGtaataaatctgttatttttctttttcgtcttcgtcttcgatCTTCCTTCTCTCGCTATCATCTTTTTGATGAAACtccaataattttttaaaaaatcagtaGTTGTGATCCATGTGTTACATCGCAAACCATATACATATTGCCATCTCTTGTACCAAGAAATGACATCTTTCTTGATTGTAGACATATACATATTGCCATCTCTTTCATAATATCCATGATTGTCGAcataatgataaatattttctGACCGGCTTTTCATATAAATATCCCTTCTTCCAAGCCTCCAATATCAGTGTGTCTCTCCAACATCCATATAATTGTTGCACTGGTTCTATTTTGGAATACCATATATATGGTAAATTACTAACCTTGTGTGCGCTGATAATGGAGGCAAGTTCGATTCCAAAACCAAGATCTCAATTactttctctcttattttattattgtttatttttttttaataaatgagtATGGTCTTAAAGACTTAAATCTTCAAAAAAGAGAATTAAtacaaatgaaaatttaaatacaaaGCATAGAAAAGCTACAAAGCATAGAAATATTGGTTCCATAGTTTTTCTAAATAGGTGCAAGATTTTGGGAGGCTAGCAATGCTTGAAAAATCTATTGGGACCATGGTGGAGTCGCACTTGAAGACATACTTAGCGACTTCACCATTGTTAACATTGCTCAGTCTTTTAATTACAATGCTCATATAAACCCGTACAAAGTATAGTGCTTGTCTAGCCGAACAGTTCGTCAGTTATATATACTGTAGGGTGATAACTATAATACTTacagtaaaaattatatttatatgatttagGCAGCAAAGAGTAAATGCAAGAGAAATAAATGTGATGAAAATGAATGAGATGAAGAATTAGGAATATGAAATGAGAGGAATATTATCATATCATCCATTTGGTGTGCAATTTGAATTTACTAGTGAAATATTATGCTTTACTAAATTCGATTTTCCAGCCTTTGTATACAATGATTTTCATTGTAAATGGTTAGCTATGTAATTTATTTAGTCCAGATTTATTCCAGTAAGACACAATCAATTTTGCGCCAAAATTCATgggtaattattattatactccGCTAATTGTTAGTTCGAATAAAGTATAATCAAATTTGAGTTCAGTATCATCAAAACGTTTCAATTGGGATTGCTGTTTTGTGATGAATTTGAGCTTAGCTTACGGTCCACCGCAGTTGTCGTTGATCATTATAGGCCATAAGGGAATGGTGATGCAAGATATCTAAAAATAGTGTTTGAATACGTCGATTTTTGTTTGCTTATAAATTGGATCACAAGTAAGTATAGTTCTTCAATCTATTCTCTCTAGTGTTCTGCTTTACaaacaaattgtttttgtttaagaatGAAACTATTGATTTACCTTGTTGTGTTCTTTCAGTTCTTTgatggtttcaaagccaacagAGTTACAGATTCTCTGATTCAAGATGCTTGCAAGAAAGCTTTAAAATATGCGGAACCACATTACTACAAGTTCTGCATCGCATGTATTAGTGAAAATCCAGAGAGTAAGAACGTGAAAAATATTGATGAATTGATAATGGTTGCAGTAAAAATTTCTATTGCGAACATGACGAACGTGAAAGGAATTGTGGAGAAGATTCTGAAGGAGAGAAAGTATAAGAGTAAACTGTTTGAAACTTATCTGGAGGATACTGTCGACTAACTCACTTTGGGTTCAGTGGCTACGACTCTATCTGTTACGCAAAGGCTCTTTCTGGTCGATCAAAGTTACCACTACTCTAGGATCCTTGATGTGGAAGAAACTCCTGAAATATCGTGGTATAGCCTCTGGTTTTGTGAAATATGAGGTGCATAACGGCCATCACACATCCTTTTGGTATGATTAATGGTCTCCCTACGGGCGCTTGATTGAGTCCACAGGCCAAAGAGGCTGTATTGATTTGGGTATTGGATTACATTCGACTGTCGCTGAGGTTATGGTAACTCACCCCCGATGGCACCATCGCAATGCTTTATTCAACCACGTTGAGCAGCTCATTGATCAGCTGCAGTCTCACCAGCAGGCAACAGAGGACGATGTAGTTCTCTGGGAGGGTAAAGGGGACTGTTTTCGTGATACGTTCAGCACTAAAGACACATGGGAAGCCATACGACTGCACAAACAGAAAAACGTTTGGAGTAGGGGGTTTGGTTCAAGCACGCCACTCCAAAATATGCTTTTATGGTTTGGCTAGCCATCCACAATCGACTCTCCACATGTGATAGAATGCGGGCTTGGAATGTGGGTGTCAATCCGACCTGCACTCTCTGCAACCAGTCTTTGGAGACTAGAAATCACCTGTTCTTTGCTTGTTGTTACTCTCGGGAGGTTTGGTCTGGCCTCACGTCCAAACTACTCCTCACGCGCTACACACCCTCTTGGACTCACCTACTACCGTTATTGACAGATACCTCATTGGGCTCTACTAGACTATATCTATTACGATATTTTTTTCAGCTCACCATTCATTCACT
It encodes the following:
- the LOC104724673 gene encoding peroxidase 65, translated to MSNMQFSRRPNPFVLLFFIVLAAPAISADVAILRTDYYQKTCPDFHKIVREAVTAKQLQQPTTAAGTLRLFFHDCFLEGCDASVLIATNSFNKAERDDDLNDSLPGDAFDIVTRIKTALELSCPGVVSCADILAQATRDLVTMVGGPFFDVKLGRKDGFESKAHKVRGNVPMANQTVRDIHGMFKKNGFSIREMVALSGAHTIGFSHCKEFSDRLYGSRADKEINPRFAAALKDLCKNHTVDDTIAAFNDVMTPGKFDNMYFKNLKRGLGLLASDHILIKDNSTKPFVDLYATNEKVFFEDFARAMEKLGTVGVKGDGQGEVRRRCDHFNNLNV